AGGAGAACCGCTTCTGCGCCTCGGGCCTGGAGGCCGTCAACCTGGCCGCCGCCAAGGTCCGTTCGGGCTGGGAGGACCTGGTGCTCGCGGGTGGTGTCGAGTCGATGTCCCGGGTGCCGATGGCCTCCGACGGCGGCGCCTGGTTCAACGACCCGATGACCAACCTCCAGGTCAACTTCGTGCCGCAGGGCATCGGCGCCGACCTGATCGCCACCATCGAGGGCTTCTCCCGGCGCGACGTCGACGAGTACGCGGCCCTCTCCCAGGAGCGGGCGGCCACCGCCTGGAAGGAAGGCCGCTTCGAGAAGTCCGTCGTAGCGGTGAAGGACCGCAGCGGTCTCGTCGTCCTCGACCACGACGAGCACATGCGCCCCGGCACCACCGCCGACTCGCTCGCCAAGCTGAAGCCGTCCTTCGCGGACATCGGCGAACTCGGCGGCTTCGACGCGGTCGCGCTCCAGCAGTACCACTGGGTGGAGAAGATCGACCACGTCCACCACGCGGGCAACTCCTCCGGCATCGTCGACGGCGCCTCGCTCGTCGCGATCGGCTCCAAGGAGGTCGGCGAGCGCTACGGCCTCACGCCCCGCGCGCGGATCGTCTCCGCCGCCGTCTCCGGCTCCGAGCCCACCATCATGCTCACCGGCCCCGCCCCCGCCACCCGCAAGGCCCTCGCCAAGGCCGGACTGACCATCGACGACATCGACCTCGTCGAGATCAACGAGGCGTTCGCGGCGGTCGTGCTGCGCTTCGTGCGGGACATGGGCCTGTCCCTGGACAAGGTCAACGTCAACGGCGGCGCGATCGCGCTCGGCCACCCCCTCGGCGCGACCGGCGCCATGATCCTCGGCACGCTCGTCGACGAACTCGAGCGCCAGGACAAGCGCTACGGCCTCGCCACGCTGTGCGTGGGCGGCGGCATGGGCGTCGCGACCATCGTCGAGCGCATCTGACCACCTCCCGACGGATCACACGGAGCACTCCACATGAGCACTGAGTCCACCACCATCCGCTGGGAACAGGACCGCACCGGCCTCGTCACCCTCGTCATCGACGACCCGAACCAGTCCGCGAACACCATGAACCAGGCGTTCCGCGACTCGCTCGCGGCCGTCACCGACCGCCTGGAGGCAGAGAAGGACACCATCCGGGGCGTCATCATCACCTCGGCGAAGAAGACCTTCTTCGCCGGCGGCGACCTGCGCGACCTGATCCGGGTCACGCCCGAGACGGCCCAGGAGCTGTTCGACGGCGGCATGGCCATCAAGCGGAACCTGCGCCGCATCGAGACCCTCGGCAAGCCGGTCGTCGCCGCGCTCAACGGCGCCGCCCTGGGCGGGGGTTACGAGATCGCCCTGGCCTGCCACCACCGCGTCGCCCTCGACGCGCCCGGCTCCAAGATCGGCTGTCCCGAGGTCACCCTCGGCCTGCTGCCCGGAGGCGGCGGCGTCGTGCGCACCGTCCGCCTGCTCGGCATCGCCGACGCCCTGCTGAAGGTCCTCCTCCAGGGCACCCAGTACAGCCCGCGCCGCGCCCTGGAGAACGGCCTCGTCGACGAGGTGGCGCAAACCCAGGAGGAACTCCTCGAAAAGGCCCGCGCCTTCATCGACGCCAACCCCGAGTCGCAGCAGCCCTGGGACAAGCCGGGGTACAAGATCCCGGGCGGCACCCCCGCGAACCCCAAGTTCGCGGCGAACCTGCCCGCCTTCCCGGCCACCCTGCGCAAGCAGACGAACGGCGCCCCCTACCCGGCCCCGCGGGGCATCCTCGCCGCAGCCGTCGAGGGCTCCCAGGTCGACTTCGAGACGGCCCAGGTCATCGAGGCCCGCTACTTCGTGGAGCTCGCGGCCGGGCAGACGTCGAAGAACATGATCCAGGCCTTCTTCTTCGACCTCCAGGCCGTCAACTCCGGCGCCAACCGCCCCAAGGACGTCGAGCCCCGCCAGGTCCGCAAGGTCGCCGTCCTCGGCGCCGGGATGATGGGCGCGGGCATCGCCTACTCCTGTGCCCGCGCCGGCATCGACGTCGTCCTCAAGGACGTCTCCCTGGAGGCGGCCGTCAAGGGCAAGGGCTACTCCGAGAAGCTCTGCGCCAAGGCCGTCGCCAAGGGCCGTACGACGCAGGAGAAGGCCGACGCGCTGCTCGCCCGCATCATCCCCACCGCCGAGGTGCGGGACCTGGCGGGCTGCGACGCCGTCATCGAGGCCGTCTTCGAGGACACGTCCCTCAAGCACAAGGTGTTCCAGGAGATCCAGCACGTCGTGGCGCCCGACGCGCTGCTGTGCTCCAACACCTCCACCCTGCCCATCACCGCGCTCGCCGAGGGCGTCGAACGCCAGGCCGACTTCATCGGACTGCACTTCTTCTCGCCGGTCGACAAGATGCCGCTCGTCGAGATCATCAAGGGCGAGCGCACGGGGCAGGAGGCCCTGGCCCGCGCCTTCGACCTGGTCCGGCAGATCAACAAGACCCCGATCGTCGTGAACGACTCGCGCGGCTTCTTCACCTCCCGCGTCATCGGCCACTTCATCAACGAGGGTGTCGCCATGGTCGGCGAGGGCATCGAGCCCGCGTCGGTCGAACAGGCCGCCGCCCAGGCGGGCTACCCGGCCAAGGTGCTGTCCCTGATGGACGAGCTGACGCTGACCCTGCCCCGAAAGATCCGCGCCGAGACGAAGCGGGCGGTCGAGGAGACGGGCGGCACCTGGACGGCCCACCCCGCCGAGGCCGTCATCGACCGCATGGTCGACGAGTTCGGCCGCACGGGACGCAGCGGCGGCGCCGGCTTCTACGACTACGGGGAGGACGGCAAGCGCACCGGACTCTGGCCGGGCCTGCGCGAGCACTTCACCAAGCCCGGGTACCGGATCCCGTTCGAGGACATGCAGGAGCGCATGCTCTTCTCCGAGGCGCTGGACACCGTCCGGCTGCTGGAGGAGGGCGTGCTCACCTCCGTCGCCGACGCCAACATCGGCTCGATCTTCGGCATCGGCTTCCCGGGCTGGACGGGCGGCGTGCTCCAGTACATCAACGGCTACGACGGCGGCGCCGGGGCAGGGGTCGGCCTGCCCGGATTCGTGGCACGCGCGCGTGAACTCGCCGAGCGGTACGGCGACCGCTTCAACCCGCCCGCGCTGCTGGTGGAGAAGGCGGAGAAGGGGGAGCGGTTCAGCGACTCAGTCCGAGCCTGACGTGCCTGAAGGCTTGGTCAGCCATTCGCCCAGCTCTTCCTTCAGCGACCGCTGAAAGGCGGTGAGGAGCGCCTGCACCACCAGGGGGTGTATGTGAGCGGACAGGGACCGCACGTCCCGCGCGTCGCGCTCCGCCACCTCGCCGCGGAAGAGCCGGGAGAGTTCACGGGCCGCGGCGCGCGAGTGTTCCAGGAGAACCTTGCGCGCCGCGAAGATCGCCTCCTGGGAGAGCGGCACGTCCAGCAGCCCGACGCCCAGCCGCAGCAGACCGAGGTCGGCCTCGTACCCGTCGTCCCCTGGCCGGAGCACGTCCATCGCGACCAGCCGCTCGACGTCCTCGTCGCCGAGCGGCCGCCCGGCCCGCCGCTCCAGTTCCTCCCGCGTGACCGTCTCGACGGCGTCCGGCGCCCAGGAGGCGACCACCGCCCGGTGCACGGCGAGGTCGCGCGCGGTCAGGTCCGGCGGCAACTGGCGCAGATGCCGATCGATGCCCGCCAGCGTCATGCCCTGGTGCTGCAACTCCTCGATCAGCGCCAGCCGGGCCAGATGCTCCCGCCCGTAGTGCCCCACGCGCCGGGGGCCGAGCACCGGCGGCGGCAGCAGCCCCTTCGTGCCGTAGAAACGGACCGTGCGCACCGTGACACCGGCCCGGGCCGCCAGTTCGTCGATCGTGAGGGTCGGTTCCTCGGTGTCGGTCGTCATGTGCAGCAGTATCGCTGTCTCACCAGTGCTGTGAAACCTCGTCCGCATCCCTTCATGACCATGAAGTGAATGCCGAGGGGCGGCTGTGCCTCTCCCTGGTGGATCTTGTAAGAAGTGACGCTCTGTGATGCTCGTCACCGTGTGCGAGCGACTCGGTGTGGGAAGGTGCTGCCTCGGTCTGTGCCGCGTCACAAGGGTGGTACGGGCCACTGCACTGTACGGACCCCGGGCCCACGACGTCCGGGGCGATCCAGAGAGTGGAACCACCCGTGAGCAAGGACGCCGTGAACACGGCTGCGGCCACGCCGCGTACCGATGCGGCCCAGGTGCCCGCGGACGCGGGCGACGCCGGGTACAGCAAGGACCTCAAGGCCCGCCACGTCAACATGATCGCCATCGGCGGGGCCATCGGCACCGGCCTCTTCCTCGGAGCCGGCGGTCGCCTCCACAACGCGGGCCCGGCACTGGCGATCGCCTACCTGGTCTGCGGCATCTTCGCCTTCTTCGTGGTCAGGGCCCTCGGCGAGCTCGTGCTCTACCGCCCCTCCTCGGGCTCCTTCGTGTCGTACGCGCGCGAGTTCCTCGGCGAGAAGGGCGCCTACGTCGCCGGCTGGATGTACTTCCTGAACTGGTCGACCACCGGCATCGCCGACATCACCGCGATCGCGCTGTACACGCACTACTGGAGCATGTTCACCGACATCCCGCAGTGGGTGCTCGCGCTGGCCGCCCTCGCGGTCGTGCTGGCCGTGAACCTGATCTCGGTGAAGATCTTCGGCGAGATGGAGTTCTGGTTCGCGATCATCAAGGTCGCGACGCTGGTCGGCTTCATGTTCATCGGCATCTTCCTGTTGGCCACCCAGCACGAGGTGGGCGGCCAGACGCCGGGCCTGAGTGTCATCACCGACAACGGCGGCGTCTTCCCGCACGGCATGATGCCCGTCGTCCTCGTCATGCAGGGCGTGATCTTCGCGTACGCCGCGCTGGAGCTGGTCGGTGTCGCCGCGGGCGAGACCGCCGAGCCGGAGAAGGTCGTCCCGCGCGCGGTGAACTCGATCATGTGGCGGGTCGGCCTCTTCTACGTCGGCTCGGTCGTCCTGCTGGCCCTCCTGCTCCCCGGCTCGCTCTACTCGGCCGACCAGAGCCCCTTCGTCACGGTGCTGTCGAAGATCGGCGTCCCGGCGGCGGGCGACGTGATGAACCTGGTCGTGCTGACCGCCGCGATGTCCTCGCTGAACTCGGGCCTGTACTCCACGGGCCGCATCCTGCGCTCCATGGCGATGGCCGGCTCCGCACCGAAGTTCACCGCCCGCATGAACCGCAGCCAGGTCCCCTACGGCGGCATCCTGCTGACCTGCGCGGTGTGCGTGCTCGGCGTCGGCCTGAACTTCCTCGTGCCGGCCCAGGCCTTCGAGATCGTGCTGAACGTCGCCTCGCTCGGCATCATCAGCACCTGGGTGATCATCATGATCTGCCACCTGGTCTTCGTCCGCCGCGCCAAGGCGGGCCTGGTCACCCGCCCCTCCTTCCGCCTCCCCGGCAGCCCCGTCACGGAGATCACCACGATCGCCTTCCTGCTGGCCTGCCTCGGCATGATGTGGAACGACCCGGAGGTCGGCCGCAAGACGCTGCTGCTCATCCCGCTGATCGCGGTCGCGCTGGTCGCGGGCTGGTTCGGCATCCGCCGCCGGGTGTCGCAGACGGCCGACCAGGAGCTGTCGCAGTTCACGAAGTAGCGGGCAGGAAGCAGCAGGCCAGGGCCACTGTCAGTGGGAGCGCCTACGGTGGCGTCATGTCGGGGATCAGGTATGTCCGGGGTGACGCCACCGTTCCGTCGGTGAAGGGCGTCAAGGTCATCGCCCATGTCTGCAACGACATCGGGGGCTGGGGCAAGGGCTTCGTCCTGGCGATATCGCGCCGCTGGCCCGAGCCGGAGGCGGCGTACCGGGCGTGGCACCGCGGCCGCGCGGCGAACGACTTCGGGCTGGGCGCGGTGCAGCTCGTCCAGGTCGAGCGGTACGTGTGGGTGGCCAACATGATCGGCCAGCGCGGCACCAGGACCGGCAGCAAGGGCGTCCCCGTCCGCTACGAGGCGATCGACTCGGCGCTGGAGGCCCTGGCCGAACGGGCCGGCGACCTGGGCGCGACCGTCCATATGCCCCGCATCGGCTGCGGTCTCGCCGGCGGCAGGTGGTCCCGGGTCGAGCCGTTGATCGAGGAGCGGCTGATACGGCGGGGGATACAGGTGACGGTGTACGACCACGGGGACTGACCGGCCTCGGCTCAGCCCTGGCCGTCCCTGTCGAACGCCCGGACCAGACAGTCGCCGAGGCGCTGCGCGATCGCCGCGCCGGGGTCCAGCCGGGGGTTGAAGATCGCCACGTCGAGGCCGACGGCACCGCCGCCGGACAGGGCCGTGCGCAGGACGGTCTCCAGCTCCTGCCAGGTCAGCCCGTCCGGGAGCCGGTAGTCGACGGCGGGCATGACCGCGTCGTCCAGTACGTCGACGTCGAGGTGGATCCAGTACCCGGCGCCCGCGCCGTCGCCGGTCAGCAGCCCGACCGCGCGCCGGGCCGCCTCGCCCGCCCCCAGGGCGCGCACGGTGTCCAGCTCCAGCGCGTGCAGCGCGGACGGCAGCGGCTGCATCCCGTACGCCGCGGACTCCTCCGCGTCCCGGAACCCCAGCGCGACGACGTCCTCGTCCCGTACCAGCGGACCCCGGCCCTCCAGGTCGGCCAGCACGCGCGGACCGCGCCCGGTGGCGAGGGCGAGCTCCATGGAGGCCACCTCACCGGCCGGTTCCGCCGAGGGCTGGTAGAAGTCGGTGTGCCCGTCGAGGAACAGCAGACCGTGCCGGCCCCGGCGGCGCAGCGCGAGCAGGTTGCCGAGCAGCACGCTGCAGTCGCCGCCCAGCACGACGGGGAACCGGCCGTCGTCGAGGACACCGGCTACGGTGTCGGCCAGTGCGGTGGAGTATGCGGCGATGCCGCCGGGGTTCAGGACACCGGTGTCCACATCCCGCTTCGGGTCGTACGCGGGCGGCTCGACTCGCCCCGCCGGTACCGCTCCGAGGGCCTCGGCCAGCCCGGTTTCGAGCAATGCCGTCGGGAGATCCTCGACGCCGGTCGGGCGCAGCCCGAGTACGGACGGGGCCTCGATGATCGCCAGGTTCCGCACCTCAGGCTCCTTCGTCAGCAGCCTTGTTCACGCCGCCGGGCCCATACGGCCAGTGCGTATGGGCCCACCGTAGGCCGAGGGGCGGCGTTCAGCACGCCAGGTGCGTGCGCGACTGGGAGGGCGTTGCGCAGCTCGGCGCGACGAGGTGCCGCTGCGCCCATCCTCCCCCAAGCTCTCGGCTTCGCTCGAGCAGGGGGGACCCCCATCGCCCCAGCGGCACGATTGCCCGCAGCCAGGGCGGAACAAAGCACCTCAGTGCCCGTGCCCCTCGTGTTCCCCGTGGTCCGCATGGTCCGCACCCGCGTGCTCGTGCACACCGTTCGTCGCCGCGATCTTCTTCCACGACTTCGGCTGCGCCACCGTCCCGTCGGCCTTCGCGACCGCCGCGGCCCGAGCCGCCGGCGCCCCCGGCTTCGACGGCTGGTACAGCCACGTGTCGAACAGAGCGGCCAGGGGCTTGCCGGACACCTCCTCGGCGTACCGCTGGAAGTCGGCGACCGACGCGTTGCCGTGGGCGTACTTCCGCGGCCAGCCCTTGAGGATCGCGAAGGACGCCTCGTCGCCGATCTCGTTGCGCAGCGCCTGGACGGCCAGTGCGCCCCGGTCGTACACCGCGATGTCGAACTGGTTCTCCGGCCCAGGGTCGCCGGGCTTCACCGTCCAGAACGGGTCGTCAGCCGGATGCGAGGCGTACACGTAGTCGGCGAGTTCCTGTGCCGTGCCCTCGCCCTCGTGCTCGGACCACAGCCACTGCGCGTACCGTGCGAAGCCCTCGTTGATCCAGATGTCCTTCCAGTGCTTGAGCGACACGTCGTCGCCGTACCACTGGTGGGCCAGCTCATGGACGACGAGGGTGACGTTCGACCCGTTCGCGAACTGCCGCGGGCTGTAGTACGGCCGGGTCTGGGTCTCCAGCGCGTACCCGGTGGTGGTGTTCGGCACGTATCCGCCGAGCGCGTTGTAGGGGTACGGCCCGAAGTAGCCGGTCAGCCAGTCGGCGATCTCCCCGGTCCGTTCGATGCTCGCCCGCGCCGCGCCGGCGTGGCCGCCCAGGTCCTTGCTGTAGGCGTTGAGGACCGGAATGCCGCTCTCGGTGGTGCCGGTCGTGATGTCGAACTTGCCGACCGCGAGCGTGGCGAGGTAGGTGGCCTGCGGTTTGTCGGAGCGCCAGTTCCAGCGGGTCCAGCCGAGGCGTGAACTCGTCGACTGGAGCGTGCCGTTGGAGATGGCCTGTGTGTCGTCGGGGACCAGCACCGACACGTCGTAGGTGGCCTTGTCGAGCGGGTGGTCGTTGCTCGGGAACCACCACGCCGCCGCCTCGGGCTCGTTCGCCGCGACGCCCCCGTCCGGGGTGCGGTGCCAGCTGGTGAAGCCGTACGCCTTCTTCGACGACGGCACGCCGCGGTAGCGCACGACGACCGTGACGGGCGTGCCCTTGGCCAGCGGAGTCTTCGGGGTGATCTCCAGCTCGTGCTCGCCCGACGTCCTGAACGACGCCTTCGCGCCGTTGACACGCACCTCGCCGACGTCCAGCAGGAAGTCCAGGTTGAAGCCGGACAGGTCCTGCGTGGTGCGGGCCACGAGGGTCGCCGTGCCCTCGAGTTCGTCCGTGGCCGGCTGGTACTTCAGCCTGAGGTCGTAGTGGGAGACGTCGTAACCGCCGTTGCCGTAGGCCGGGTAGTAGGGGTCACCGATCCCCGGTGCGCCGGGGGAGCGGGGCGCGGCCGATGCCGGGATCGCCAGCAGGAGAACGGCCGCGGCCAGGGCTCCCGGCGCGATGATTCTGCGGTGCACGCAAAACTCCAAGTCGTAGGGTCCCGAAGTCTGTCCGGAGCTTATTGGCTCCCTGTGTCCCTGATCATGTCCATGGCCCCTGCTGTCACACGATCGCCATTCGGCCGACATGAGACACCGGGCCCTTGGGGCCATCCCGGACACGCCGGTCCGTCAGCTGCCCTCTTCTGAACAGGAGTTGACCGATGTAGCGTCCGCCGCATGCCGAAACGCACGCGCTTCACGACCTGGAGACCGCTCGCGACGGCGGCCTCGGCCGCCCTGTTGGCCACGCTGCTCACCCCGGCCGCGGCGGACGCCGCCCCGCGCGAGAGCCGTCCCGTCCACTCGTACGACGACGCCATCCGCGAGGCCGTCTGGGTGGACACCGGACTCGACGGCGACCGCGACGGAAAGGCCGACCGGGTCGCCGTGGACATCGTCCGCCCCCGCGAACCCGCCCGACAGGGCCGCAAGGTCCCCGTCATCATGGACGCCAGCCCGTACTACTCCTGCTGCGGGCGCGGCAACGAGAGCCAGAAGAAGACGTACGACGCGAACGGCGACGTCGCGCGGATGCCGCTGTACTACGACAACTACTTCGTGCCCCGCGGCTACGCCTTCGTCGGCGTCGACCTGGCCGGAACCAATCGCTCCGACGGTTGTGTCGACGTCGGCGGCCGCTCCGACATCCAGTCCGCGAAGGCCGTCGTCGACTGGCTCAACGGCCGTGCCAGGGCCTACACGACCCGTACCGGCACCACCCGCGCCAAGGCCGCCTGGACCAACGGCAGGACGGGCATGATCGGCAAGAGCTGGGACGGCACCATCGCCAATGGCGTTGCCGCGACCGGCGTCGAGGGACTGAAGACCATCGTCCCGATCAGCGCCATCTCCTCCTGGTACGACTACTACTTCCAGCAGGGCGCCCCGCTCTACGACTCCGGCCCCGAACGGCTCTCCGACTACGTCAACAGCCCCGACGCCCGCGCCAAGTGCGCCGCCGTGCAGCAAAAGCTCGTCGACGGGGCCCCGCGCACCGGCGACTGGACCCCGCTGTGGACCGAGCGGGACTACGTCAGGGCCGCGCGGAAGGTCAAGGCCAGCGTCTTCCTCGTGCACGGCATGCAGGACCTCAACGTGCGGATGAAGCACGTCGGGCAGTGGTGGGACGCCCTCGGCGAGAACGGCGTCGAGCGCAAGATCTGGCTCTCCCAGACCGGCCACGTCGACCCCTTCGACTTCCGGCGCGGCGCATGGGTCGACACCCTCCACCGCTGGTTCGACCACGAACTCATGGGCTACGACAACGGGATCGACCGCGAGCCCATGGCCGACATCGAACGCCGGCCCGACCAGTGGACCACCTCGAAGACCTGGCCGCCGAACGGCACCCGGGCCGCCACCCTGCGCCCCGACCGGGGCGCCCAGGCCGGCGTCGGCACCCTCGGTCTGCACCGCGGCCGCGGCACCGAGACCTTCACCGACGACCCGAAGCTGAGCGAGACCGACTGGGCCGCGCAGATCGGCAAGCCGACACCGGAGAAGGCCGGTTTCGTCACCGGTCCGCTCACCCGTGACCTGCGCCTGTCCGGCTCCTCCGAGGTCACCGTCACCGCGACGCCCTCCACCCCGACGGCCCATCTGTCCGCCGTCCTCGTGGACATCGGCCCCGCCACCATCCGCGACTACGCCGACGCGGGCGAGGGCATCACCACCCTCACCGACCGCACCTGCTGGGGCGCGAGCACCGCCGACGACAGCTCCTGCTTCAAGGAGACGAAGGCGAAGAAGGCCGACGTCGACTACACGATCGTCAGCCGCGGCTGGGCCGACCTCGGCAACCACGCCTCCGACCTGACGGGTGCCCCGCTCACCCCGGGCAAGCGCTACACGATCACCCTCGACCTGGCGGCCACCGACCACGTCGTCCCCGAGGGCCACCGCCTGGCGCTGATCGTCGCGGGCACCGACAAGGACCTCATCGACCCTCCCGCGGACACCCCCAGGCTCACCGTCGACCTGTCCCGCACCTCGGCGCGCGTCCCGTTCGTCGGCGGAGCCACCGCCTTCGCCCGCGCCACCACGGGTGCCGCGTCCGCCACGCCCGACGCCACCCTCCTGGACGGCGTGCGGGATCCGCTGACCACTCACCGCATCCCGGAAGGAAGCCAGTGACCCGCGACACCGCAGGCAGGACCATGCCCGGCGCCACCGCGCCCGGGCCCGCGGCCCGCAAGGCGGCAGGCAGGACCACGACCCGCGTCCGCGCCCTGACCCTGACCGCCGCGGCCGTCGCCGCGTCCCTGGTCGCCACCCCGGCCCAGGCCACCACCGACTCCCCGCCCCGCACCGGCTTCGAGCAGACGAACGGTGCCCGCTGGACCACCCAGCCCGAGGAACAGGACTTCCTCACAGCCGTCGACCGGTCGAGCAGCCGCGTCTCCATGACCCGCTTCGGCACGACGAAGCAGGGCCGCCCGCTCCAGCTGGTACGGATCGGCACCCACCCGACGCCCAACAAGGTGCTGCTCGTGTGCACCCAGCACGGCGACGAACCCGCCGGCCGCGAAGCCTGTCTGACCACCGTCCGCGACCTCGCGTACGCCCGTGACAGCCGCACCCGGCGCTTCCTGGACCGCACCACGGTCCTCGTCGTGCCCACCGCCAACCCCGACGGCCGCGCCGCCGACACCCGGGGCAACAGCGACGGCGTCGACATCAACCGCGACCACCTCGCGCTCCGGACCGCCGAAGGCCGGGCGCTGGCGAAGCTCGTCCGCGACCAGCGTCCCGACCTCGTCTACGACCTGCACGAGTACGGTGCCACACCCCCGTACTACGACAAGGACCTCTTCGACCTGTGGCCGCGCAACCTCAACACCCACGAGGCGGTCCACGACGAGGCGAAGACCCTCTCCGAGGCGTACGTCCGCCCCGCGGCGCAGCGGGCCGGCCACTCGACCGGCACCTACGGGATCTGGACCGACCCCGAGACCGGCGAGCCGGTCAAGCAGGTCGCCGGAGACGGTCAGGAGCGTATTTTGCGCAATATGTCCGGTATTAAGCATGGAATCGGACTGCTCATCGAGAGCCGCGTCGACCCGCTCACCGATGCCGAGAAGGCGGACGAGGCGCTGAACAACCGCCGCCGGGTCACCTCTCAACTGGACGCGCTGGACGGCCTGTTCGGTTACGCCGACCAGCGCCGCGGCGCGGTCGAGGCGGCGACGGGCAGGGCCCGGCTCGCGGGATACGCCTCCACCGGCCCCGTCTACGTCGGCGGCGCCGACAACGACGCGCCCGAACCGGCCGAGGTGATCCAGAACCCGCCCTGCGGCTACCGGCTCACGGCCGCGCAGTACGCGGAGGTGGGAGATGAGCTCGCGCTGCACGGGGTGCGCGTACGCCGGGACGCCGAGGGAGTGCTCGTGCCCCTGCGCCAGTCCCTGCGGGCGCTCGTGCCGTTGCTGCTCGACGAGCGCGGACCGTACCACCTGACGGCAGGGAAACCGGAAACGCCATGTTGAGGAGGGTGAAATTGCGCCACACGTGGTAGGGGCGTTACGGAGGACTTACGGTCCTCCTACGTCCCAATGAAAGGTGCCGCCTGTGACGCACGACCGACCAAGTGAAAGCGACCACCAAGCGGGGGCCGCGCTTCCGGGTTCGGAAGCGGGCCTCCCTGGTCAGGAACGTCCCAAAACCGACCGAATTGTCTTCGGGGTTACGGCCGTGCTCACCCTCGCCTTCGTGGTCTGGGGAGCCGCGGCGACCGACTCGCTCGAAGACGTCTCCACCAGCATGCTCAGCGGGCTGATGCACAACGGCGGCTGGGCGTTCATGCTCGCCGCCTCCGCCTTCGTCGTGTTCGCCCTCTGGCTCGCGGCCAGCCGCTACGGCCGTATCCACCTCGGGGCCGAGGGCGAGGAGCCCGAGTTCCGCACGGTGTCCTGGGTCGCGATGATGTTCAGCGCGGGCATGGGCATCGGCCTGATGTTCTACGGCGTGAGCGAGCCGCTGTCGCACTACTCGACGGCCCCGCCGGGCAGCGACCCGGCCGACTCCGGTGAGCGCATGGAAACGGCCATGGCCACCACCTTGTTCCACTGGACGCTCCACCCCTGGGCGATCTACGCCGTGGTGGGCCTCGCCATCGCCTACAGCACCTTCCGCAGGCGCCGCCGCCAGACCATCAGCGCCGTGTTCACGCCGCTGATCGGCAAGAAGCACGCGAACGGCGCCGTCGGCCGCGTCATCGACATCCTCGCGATCGTCGCGACCGTCTTCGGTTCCGCCGCGTCCCTGGGGCTCGGCGCGCTTCAGATCGG
The genomic region above belongs to Streptomyces coeruleorubidus and contains:
- a CDS encoding acetyl-CoA C-acetyltransferase, with amino-acid sequence MSTEAYVYDAIRTPRGRGKAGGALHGTKPIDLVVGLIHEIRARFPDLDPAAVDDIVLGVVGPVGDQGSDIARIAAIAAGLPDTVAGVQENRFCASGLEAVNLAAAKVRSGWEDLVLAGGVESMSRVPMASDGGAWFNDPMTNLQVNFVPQGIGADLIATIEGFSRRDVDEYAALSQERAATAWKEGRFEKSVVAVKDRSGLVVLDHDEHMRPGTTADSLAKLKPSFADIGELGGFDAVALQQYHWVEKIDHVHHAGNSSGIVDGASLVAIGSKEVGERYGLTPRARIVSAAVSGSEPTIMLTGPAPATRKALAKAGLTIDDIDLVEINEAFAAVVLRFVRDMGLSLDKVNVNGGAIALGHPLGATGAMILGTLVDELERQDKRYGLATLCVGGGMGVATIVERI
- a CDS encoding 3-hydroxyacyl-CoA dehydrogenase NAD-binding domain-containing protein, which encodes MSTESTTIRWEQDRTGLVTLVIDDPNQSANTMNQAFRDSLAAVTDRLEAEKDTIRGVIITSAKKTFFAGGDLRDLIRVTPETAQELFDGGMAIKRNLRRIETLGKPVVAALNGAALGGGYEIALACHHRVALDAPGSKIGCPEVTLGLLPGGGGVVRTVRLLGIADALLKVLLQGTQYSPRRALENGLVDEVAQTQEELLEKARAFIDANPESQQPWDKPGYKIPGGTPANPKFAANLPAFPATLRKQTNGAPYPAPRGILAAAVEGSQVDFETAQVIEARYFVELAAGQTSKNMIQAFFFDLQAVNSGANRPKDVEPRQVRKVAVLGAGMMGAGIAYSCARAGIDVVLKDVSLEAAVKGKGYSEKLCAKAVAKGRTTQEKADALLARIIPTAEVRDLAGCDAVIEAVFEDTSLKHKVFQEIQHVVAPDALLCSNTSTLPITALAEGVERQADFIGLHFFSPVDKMPLVEIIKGERTGQEALARAFDLVRQINKTPIVVNDSRGFFTSRVIGHFINEGVAMVGEGIEPASVEQAAAQAGYPAKVLSLMDELTLTLPRKIRAETKRAVEETGGTWTAHPAEAVIDRMVDEFGRTGRSGGAGFYDYGEDGKRTGLWPGLREHFTKPGYRIPFEDMQERMLFSEALDTVRLLEEGVLTSVADANIGSIFGIGFPGWTGGVLQYINGYDGGAGAGVGLPGFVARARELAERYGDRFNPPALLVEKAEKGERFSDSVRA
- a CDS encoding MerR family transcriptional regulator; this translates as MTTDTEEPTLTIDELAARAGVTVRTVRFYGTKGLLPPPVLGPRRVGHYGREHLARLALIEELQHQGMTLAGIDRHLRQLPPDLTARDLAVHRAVVASWAPDAVETVTREELERRAGRPLGDEDVERLVAMDVLRPGDDGYEADLGLLRLGVGLLDVPLSQEAIFAARKVLLEHSRAAARELSRLFRGEVAERDARDVRSLSAHIHPLVVQALLTAFQRSLKEELGEWLTKPSGTSGSD
- a CDS encoding amino acid permease; translated protein: MSKDAVNTAAATPRTDAAQVPADAGDAGYSKDLKARHVNMIAIGGAIGTGLFLGAGGRLHNAGPALAIAYLVCGIFAFFVVRALGELVLYRPSSGSFVSYAREFLGEKGAYVAGWMYFLNWSTTGIADITAIALYTHYWSMFTDIPQWVLALAALAVVLAVNLISVKIFGEMEFWFAIIKVATLVGFMFIGIFLLATQHEVGGQTPGLSVITDNGGVFPHGMMPVVLVMQGVIFAYAALELVGVAAGETAEPEKVVPRAVNSIMWRVGLFYVGSVVLLALLLPGSLYSADQSPFVTVLSKIGVPAAGDVMNLVVLTAAMSSLNSGLYSTGRILRSMAMAGSAPKFTARMNRSQVPYGGILLTCAVCVLGVGLNFLVPAQAFEIVLNVASLGIISTWVIIMICHLVFVRRAKAGLVTRPSFRLPGSPVTEITTIAFLLACLGMMWNDPEVGRKTLLLIPLIAVALVAGWFGIRRRVSQTADQELSQFTK
- a CDS encoding macro domain-containing protein, with translation MSGIRYVRGDATVPSVKGVKVIAHVCNDIGGWGKGFVLAISRRWPEPEAAYRAWHRGRAANDFGLGAVQLVQVERYVWVANMIGQRGTRTGSKGVPVRYEAIDSALEALAERAGDLGATVHMPRIGCGLAGGRWSRVEPLIEERLIRRGIQVTVYDHGD
- a CDS encoding arginase family protein, coding for MRNLAIIEAPSVLGLRPTGVEDLPTALLETGLAEALGAVPAGRVEPPAYDPKRDVDTGVLNPGGIAAYSTALADTVAGVLDDGRFPVVLGGDCSVLLGNLLALRRRGRHGLLFLDGHTDFYQPSAEPAGEVASMELALATGRGPRVLADLEGRGPLVRDEDVVALGFRDAEESAAYGMQPLPSALHALELDTVRALGAGEAARRAVGLLTGDGAGAGYWIHLDVDVLDDAVMPAVDYRLPDGLTWQELETVLRTALSGGGAVGLDVAIFNPRLDPGAAIAQRLGDCLVRAFDRDGQG